Proteins co-encoded in one Gopherus evgoodei ecotype Sinaloan lineage chromosome 4, rGopEvg1_v1.p, whole genome shotgun sequence genomic window:
- the EHF gene encoding LOW QUALITY PROTEIN: ETS homologous factor (The sequence of the model RefSeq protein was modified relative to this genomic sequence to represent the inferred CDS: substituted 2 bases at 2 genomic stop codons) has translation MILEGTGRMSINASSNLLHQQPSWTDGYPTCNVPGSFYGTQWHEIYPQYWTKYQVWEWLQHFLDTNQLDANCIPFQDFDIDGEHLCSMTLHEFTHAAGTAGQLLYSNLQHLKWNGQCGSEMYPSHNIVVKTEQTGDSVLMASWKEENYLYDSGCGSTVELLDSXNFCRAQISATTTSHQPLESSDEKKTHDHPPKSHTKKHNPRGTHLWEFIRDILLNSEKNPGFKWERRSEGVFRFLNXGGVAQLWGKKKNNSSMTYEKLSRAMRYYYKREILERVDGRRLVYKFGKNARGWRENEN, from the exons ATGATTTTGGAAGGAACTGGCAGAATGAGTATCAATGCCAGCAGCAATCTACTTCACCAGCAGCCTTCCTGGACAGATGGATATCCCACATGCAATG TGCCTGGCAGTTTCTATGGAACTCAGTGGCATGAGATATACCCTCAATACTGGACCAAGTACCAGGTGTGGGAGTGGCTACAGCATTTCCTGGATACTAACCAGCTAGATGCCAACTGCATACCTTTCCAGGACTTTGACATTGATGGCGAACATCTGTGCAGCATGACTTTGCACGAATTCACCCATGCAGCTGGGACAGCCGGCCAGCTTCTTTACAGCAACCTTCAGCACCTAAAATGGAATG GTCAGTGTGGCAGTGAAATGTACCCATCACATAATATCGttgtaaaaacagaacaaacaggTGA CTCCGTCCTAATGGCCTCCTGGAAAGAAGAGAATTATTTGTATGACAGTGGTTGTGGTAGCACAGTCG AGTTATTGGACAGTTAAAACTTCTGTCGTGCACAGATTTCCGCGACTACAACCAGTCACCAGCCTCTTG AGTCTTCAGATGAGAAAAAAACACACGATCATCCCCCAAAGTCCCACACCAAGAAGCACA ATCCTCGAGGAACGCACCTCTGGGAATTTATCAGAGATATTCTCCTGAATTCAGAGAAGAACCCAGGATTTAAGTGGGAAAGACGGTCTGAAGGTGTCTTCAGGTTTTTAAATTGAGGCGGGGTGGCTCAGCTCtggggaaagaagaaaaacaatagCAGCATGACTTATGAGAAACTCAGCCGGGCTATGAG ATACTATTATAAAAGAGAAATACTGGAGCGTGTGGATGGCCGGAGATTAGTCTATAAATTTGGGAAGAATGCCCGTGGCTGGAGAGAAAATGAGAATTGA